The stretch of DNA GGTCACTGCCACATGGGCCTTCTCCAGCAGGTAGGCGGCCATATCCTCCGAGCTGATGCTCTGGTCGTACGAAGGGAACAGATAGAACGCGCCCTTGGGCTCGGGGCAGTTCAGGGTGGGGATCTCGTCCATCAGGTCCATGATGAGGTCCCGGCGGGCCTTGAACTCCTGCACCATGCGGTCCACGGAGTCCTGGGGGCCGTTGAGGGCCTCCACCCCGGCCTTCTGCACGAAAGATGTGCAGCAGGTGATCGAGTGGGTCTGCAGGGTGTTCAGCGCCTTGAAGATGGGAGTGGGCGCGATGGCCCAGCCCAGCCTCCACCCGGTCATGGCGTAGGTCTTGGACACGCCATTGACGGTGATGGTCCTGTCGAACATGCCCGGCAGCGAGGCGATGGAGACATGCTTGCCTTCGAACACCACTCTTTCATACACCTCATCGCTGAGGACCCACAGGTCCCGGTCCACCGCCAGGTCGGCGATGCCCTCGACGTCCGCCTCGGTGAGGACGGAGCCAGTGGGATTGGCGGGGGAGTTGATGAATATCATCCTAGTGCGCGAGGATATGGCCTCGGACACTTTCTCAGGGGTCATGCGGAACTCGGTGCTCTCGTCCAGGGTGACCAGTTTGGGCACGCCGCCCACCAGGCGCACGCAGGCCTCGTAGGTGCCCCAGGTGGGATCGGGAAGTATTACCTCGTCACCTTCGTCGATCATGGCCAGCGCAGCCATGAATATGGCCTGCTTGGTCGGGGTGATGAGGACGTTGGCATCGGTGCAAGGTATGCCGTTGATCTCCCTGGCCTTCGCCGCCACCGCCTTCCTCAGCTCGGGGATACCGGCAGAGGGAGTGTAGTGGGTGAAATGATCGTTCAGGGAGGCCACGCAGGCCTGGGTGATATTGTCGGGGGTGGGGAAGTCGGGTTCTCCCATGGAGAATGAGACTATGTCCGCTCCCTCATGCCTGAGCTTGCTGACGATGTTCGCGATCTTGACCGTGCCGGATTCGGGCACGTTTTTCAGACGCCTTGCAGCCATGTCCGTCCCCTAGGATATGATGACCCCCATTTAGCCTTTCTTATCATAAGGATATGGGGAGGGATTGTCCAGCGTGATATCGTACCGCCGCGTTGACTTCCCACCACCAATCATATGCCGGCGCCCGCGGGCGCCGCCTGTACTTTCCGTCGAGGATAGGGTTTTGCGCTCCCCCGGGGGGCCCGGAAGACCAAGGTCCAGCTTGAAAAAAGTCAGAACGGCGCGATACTATTCTAAAAATTTTAAATACCAGACAGGTGTAACGACCCCCCGGTGTTTACAAATGCCTTTTGAGTTGGACATGACCAAGCTCCGTTACGGGACCGACCTTGTCAAGCGTGGCTTTGCCAAGATGCAGCAGGGAGGGGTCGTGATGGATGTCACCAACGCCGAGCAGGCCAAGATTGCCGAAGAGGCAGGGGCCGTTGCGGTGATGGCGCTGGAGAGGGTCCCTGCGGACATCCGCGCCCAGGGTGGCGTTGCCAGGATGTCCGACCCGCTTATGATCGAAGAGATCATCGACTCCGTCACCATCCCGGTGATGGCGAAGTGCCGCATAGGCCACTTCGTAGAAGCGCAGGTGCTGGAGGCCCTGGGCGTTGACATGATCGACGAATCCGAGGTGCTGACCCCGGCCGATCCGTTCTTCCATGTAGAGAAGAAGAAGTTTACCGTGCCGTTCGTGTGCGGCGCCAGGGACCTGGGCGAAGCGCTGAGGCGCATCGACGAGGGCGCGGCCATGATACGCACCAAGGGCGAGGCCGGAACCGGCAACGTCATCGAGGCGGTCCGCCACCAGCATACCATCATGGGGAAGGTCAGGGAGATCCAGAACAAGGACAACCAGGAGCTTCGCGCGGTGGCCAGGGAGATACAGGCCCCCTTCGTGCTGGTCAAGGAGGTCGCCGAGATCCAGAGACTTCCGGTGATCAACTTCGCCGCAGGGGGCATCGCCACTCCCGCCGATGCCGCGCTGATGATGCAGCTCGGCTCCGACGGCGTGTTCGTCGGCTCCGGCATATTCAAGTCCGACAACCCCGCCAAGAGGGCCAAGGCCATTGTCGAGGCGGTCACGCACTACGACGACCCGTCCGTCATCGGCACGGTGTCCAAGAGCCTGGGCGACGCCATGAGGGGCATCGAGATCTCCACCATCGCCCCCGAGCAGAGGCTCCAGGAGCGGGGCTGGTGAACTACCCCGCCCTTAGGGCGGAATTTCTTGCTTCATGCAGACGGCTTGCCCTATCACCTGATGAGGCATATGCCGTCTGTCCACGAGCGAGTTCGGGCAGTTCCTGCCCTATCTTCAACAGTCCTCTATTGAGGATATTGATATAAGCGTTATGGTCACGCGAGAGAGACGACCCACAGTATGGACAGTCGTGCCACCTATCATCAAGTGTTTTAGGAACTAGTTCGCCACAGCATGAGCACTCCTAGCTCGTTCCCCTGGGAAGTACCTAAGTCATCCCACTATAGTGCCGATTGATGGCATTAGTCCTCCTTGAACGTGGAGATACTCCGTAAGTGGGAATTGATTAACATTCTCTATTTCTCACGGATTCTCGGAAGCGGCCGAGAGTACCCTGCGCACCACTTCCGGCACCGTCAGCAGCTCCGGTCCTAGCGACACGCTCACGTCACAAAGCTCGTACACCGGGCTTTGGTAGTCGCCGCAGGGGAACGCGCCCATGACCACGGCCACGGTGCCGTCCGGGCGCGATCTCAGCACCTCGCTCAGGGGAACGTCCCTGCCGTGGGGGGACATGGCCACCACCAG from Methanomassiliicoccus luminyensis B10 encodes:
- the pdxS gene encoding pyridoxal 5'-phosphate synthase lyase subunit PdxS, producing MTKLRYGTDLVKRGFAKMQQGGVVMDVTNAEQAKIAEEAGAVAVMALERVPADIRAQGGVARMSDPLMIEEIIDSVTIPVMAKCRIGHFVEAQVLEALGVDMIDESEVLTPADPFFHVEKKKFTVPFVCGARDLGEALRRIDEGAAMIRTKGEAGTGNVIEAVRHQHTIMGKVREIQNKDNQELRAVAREIQAPFVLVKEVAEIQRLPVINFAAGGIATPADAALMMQLGSDGVFVGSGIFKSDNPAKRAKAIVEAVTHYDDPSVIGTVSKSLGDAMRGIEISTIAPEQRLQERGW
- a CDS encoding pyridoxal phosphate-dependent aminotransferase, with product MAARRLKNVPESGTVKIANIVSKLRHEGADIVSFSMGEPDFPTPDNITQACVASLNDHFTHYTPSAGIPELRKAVAAKAREINGIPCTDANVLITPTKQAIFMAALAMIDEGDEVILPDPTWGTYEACVRLVGGVPKLVTLDESTEFRMTPEKVSEAISSRTRMIFINSPANPTGSVLTEADVEGIADLAVDRDLWVLSDEVYERVVFEGKHVSIASLPGMFDRTITVNGVSKTYAMTGWRLGWAIAPTPIFKALNTLQTHSITCCTSFVQKAGVEALNGPQDSVDRMVQEFKARRDLIMDLMDEIPTLNCPEPKGAFYLFPSYDQSISSEDMAAYLLEKAHVAVTPGSAFGPAGEKHIRISYACSRQDIVEGMGRIKEALAKL